Proteins encoded by one window of Amaranthus tricolor cultivar Red isolate AtriRed21 chromosome 4, ASM2621246v1, whole genome shotgun sequence:
- the LOC130810231 gene encoding 30S ribosomal protein S13, chloroplastic, with amino-acid sequence MAQTLAIPVASSLSLICNTLSSLSISPSSLSFPTLNPSKVGDLSIKCVRVGNVEIPNNKRVEFSLQYIHGIGRSRARQILCDLSLENKITKELNDDELMQLRDEVSKYMIEGDLRRFNALAIRRLKEIQCYRGVRHIQGLPCRGQRTKNNCRTLKGKRVAIAGKKKAPGPK; translated from the exons ATGGCGCAAACTCTGGCAATACCAGTTGCATCATCGCTTTCTCTCATCTGCAACACTTTATCCTCTCTTTCTATTTCCCCCTCTTCTCTCTCTTTCCCCACTCTCAACCCTTCAAAG GTGGGTGATCTTAGTATAAAATGTGTGCGTGTTGGAAATGTTGAAATCCCAAATAACAAAAGGGTGGAATTCTCTCTTCAATACATTCATGGAATTGGGCGTTCTAGAGCTCGTCAAATTCTTTGTGATTTGAGTTTGGAGAATAAAATTACAAAGGAACTAAATGATGATGAACTCATGCAGCTTAGAGATGAAGTCTCCAAGTATATGATTGAGGGAGACCTG AGGCGATTCAATGCTTTAGCAATTAGGAGATTGAAGGAGATACAATGCTACAGAGGAGTGAGGCACATTCAGGGGTTACCATGCCGTGGACAAAGAACCAAGAACAACTGCAGGACTTTGAAAGGTAAAAGAGTGGCAATTGCCGGGAAAAAGAAGGCCCCTGGTCCCAAATAG